One Thalassotalea atypica DNA window includes the following coding sequences:
- the ansA gene encoding asparaginase — MKKRIYVAYTGGTIGMKTSQQGYVPAKGHLTEAINNMPEFHREEMPDFIINEYHPLIDSSNMTPNDWQRIADDIKANYDAFDGFVVLHGTDTMAYTSSALSFMFENLAKPIIVTGSQIPFSQLRSDGQVNVLNSLFIAANYPINEVGLFFNNKLYRGNRCIKAYADGFNAFDSPNLEPLLEAGINIKLIQGQISPNVTQSPSDIKMSSIIPQPIGVVHLYPGISVELIKNVLKQPVKALILRSYGVGNAPQDEALLETLTNATAEGIVIINCSQCIKGQVNMEGYATGTSLSRCGVVSGHDMTLEATLTKLHYLLSKELTPEQIRVQMELSLRGELTR; from the coding sequence ATGAAAAAACGCATTTATGTCGCCTACACTGGCGGTACTATCGGAATGAAAACAAGTCAGCAAGGATATGTTCCTGCAAAAGGCCATTTAACTGAGGCGATCAATAATATGCCTGAGTTTCACCGTGAAGAAATGCCTGACTTTATCATTAATGAATATCATCCATTAATTGATTCTTCCAATATGACCCCAAATGACTGGCAGCGTATCGCCGATGACATCAAAGCTAATTATGATGCTTTTGATGGTTTTGTTGTGCTTCATGGCACAGATACAATGGCTTACACAAGTTCTGCGCTATCTTTTATGTTTGAGAACTTAGCAAAGCCCATCATAGTAACTGGCTCACAAATTCCATTCAGTCAGCTCCGCTCTGACGGACAAGTTAATGTACTTAACTCTTTATTTATAGCCGCAAATTACCCTATCAATGAAGTTGGGCTGTTCTTTAATAACAAGTTATATCGCGGAAATCGTTGCATCAAAGCTTATGCAGACGGCTTTAACGCTTTCGACTCACCTAATTTGGAGCCTTTGTTGGAAGCCGGTATCAACATTAAGTTGATTCAAGGACAAATATCACCAAATGTCACTCAATCGCCCAGTGATATAAAAATGTCTTCAATAATCCCCCAGCCTATTGGCGTGGTTCACTTATACCCCGGCATTAGCGTTGAGTTGATAAAGAATGTACTTAAACAACCTGTCAAAGCACTAATATTAAGAAGCTACGGTGTTGGAAACGCACCACAAGATGAAGCGTTATTAGAGACACTAACAAATGCAACAGCCGAAGGCATCGTAATTATTAATTGCAGTCAATGTATTAAAGGCCAGGTCAATATGGAAGGCTATGCTACAGGCACAAGTTTAAGTCGCTGTGGTGTCGTAAGTGGCCATGACATGACGCTAGAAGCCACTCTCACCAAACTACATTACTTGTTAAGCAAAGAGTTGACTCCTGAACAAATTCGGGTGCAAATGGAGTTAAGTCTTCGTGGTGAACTAACTCGATAA
- the sppA gene encoding signal peptide peptidase SppA, translated as MKKLFAGIWHIFNTFKKIVLNLIFFTFLILFVVLISSGKEEVIVPQNTALVLNLYGDIVEQKQYVDPMDAFMAEALGRKEENPEILLSNILDVIETAKSDDRISLLVLHLQNLDRTGLSKLQEIGSALSDFKSSGKQIIALGDFYSQTQYYLASYADDIWLNKKGYLLLDGFGRYQLYFKSALEKLAISQHIFRVGTFKSAVEPYIRDDMSDEAKEANKLWLNDLWAQYKQDVAEQRNIKLNDFDETTDALLTKFKASKGSFAEYALNNHWVDALKTREEMRNDIIDIVGKNDHGDSFKQIGFKEYLTSLTTESPFSSSKDKVGIIVAQGEILDGNKAPGLIGGDSTARLLREARYADNVKAVVLRVDSPGGSAYASEIIRQEVDLLKAAGKPVIASMGNVAASGGYWISTSADKIYASPTTITGSIGIFGMMMTFENSLSKLGIYTDGVGTTELAGFGITRPMTDGMSELFQTSINRGYQDFISLVSEHRNMSLEEVDAIAQGRVWSGMKAKELGLVDELGNLNDAVLAAASLAELDDFETEIIEQEQSAQDKLLQSLLGGSASYLTPVIENNTGPATKLLKNLSNEIKRLDRFNDPQGIYSFCLTCGTF; from the coding sequence ATGAAAAAACTTTTCGCCGGTATATGGCACATATTTAATACCTTCAAAAAAATTGTGTTGAATTTAATTTTCTTCACATTTTTGATCCTATTCGTTGTCTTAATTAGCTCAGGGAAAGAAGAGGTTATTGTTCCTCAAAACACTGCCTTAGTACTTAACCTGTATGGCGATATAGTCGAACAAAAGCAGTACGTGGATCCGATGGACGCTTTTATGGCTGAAGCGTTAGGCCGGAAAGAAGAAAACCCTGAAATATTACTCAGTAACATATTAGACGTCATTGAGACTGCAAAAAGCGATGACCGCATTTCTCTACTTGTACTTCATCTTCAAAATTTAGATCGTACTGGACTGAGTAAACTTCAAGAGATTGGCAGCGCGCTATCTGACTTTAAATCTTCAGGAAAGCAAATTATCGCGCTAGGGGATTTTTATTCTCAAACGCAATATTATTTAGCAAGTTATGCCGACGACATCTGGCTTAATAAAAAGGGCTATTTGTTACTAGATGGCTTTGGCCGTTATCAACTTTACTTCAAATCCGCGTTAGAAAAACTCGCAATATCACAACACATATTCCGTGTCGGCACGTTTAAGTCTGCGGTTGAACCTTATATCAGAGACGATATGTCAGATGAGGCCAAAGAAGCAAATAAGCTGTGGTTAAATGATTTATGGGCACAATACAAACAAGACGTCGCCGAACAACGAAACATTAAACTCAACGACTTTGATGAAACAACCGATGCACTATTGACTAAGTTTAAAGCATCAAAAGGCAGTTTTGCAGAATACGCTCTAAATAATCACTGGGTAGATGCACTCAAAACTCGCGAAGAGATGCGAAACGACATTATCGACATAGTCGGTAAAAACGACCACGGCGACAGTTTTAAGCAAATCGGATTTAAGGAATACCTTACCTCACTAACAACTGAATCACCATTTAGCTCTTCAAAAGACAAAGTGGGTATCATTGTTGCGCAAGGCGAAATTCTAGATGGTAATAAAGCACCGGGGTTAATCGGTGGTGATAGTACCGCAAGACTATTAAGAGAAGCTCGATATGCCGATAATGTAAAAGCAGTCGTTTTAAGAGTAGATAGCCCTGGCGGTAGCGCTTATGCCTCAGAGATCATTAGACAAGAAGTTGATTTATTAAAGGCTGCTGGAAAACCTGTTATTGCTTCAATGGGCAATGTCGCAGCATCAGGCGGATACTGGATTTCTACATCTGCAGATAAAATTTACGCATCACCTACAACAATTACTGGCTCAATTGGTATTTTTGGCATGATGATGACCTTTGAAAACTCGCTTAGTAAATTGGGCATCTATACTGACGGTGTAGGCACAACTGAACTTGCTGGGTTTGGTATCACCCGCCCAATGACAGATGGTATGTCTGAATTATTCCAGACTAGCATCAATCGTGGCTATCAAGATTTTATTTCTTTAGTTTCAGAGCACAGAAACATGAGCCTTGAAGAAGTTGATGCTATTGCTCAGGGCCGAGTATGGTCAGGTATGAAAGCCAAAGAACTGGGCTTGGTTGATGAACTAGGGAATTTAAATGATGCAGTGTTAGCTGCAGCAAGCTTGGCTGAATTAGATGATTTTGAAACAGAAATCATTGAACAAGAGCAAAGTGCGCAAGATAAATTATTACAGAGCTTATTAGGTGGTAGCGCATCATATTTAACTCCAGTAATAGAAAACAACACCGGTCCTGCGACAAAGCTGTTGAAAAACCTGTCGAATGAAATCAAACGACTTGATCGATTTAACGATCCTCAAGGAATCTATTCATTTTGTTTGACATGTGGCACGTTTTAA
- a CDS encoding DUF349 domain-containing protein produces MIFSKLFNSKAQWQHKNSNIRIAAIKDELQLSNSQDVQVLKRLASEDENDLVRRSALIKLNDFSVWLKAFEQEKNSSVKNFAYDNLINILASDSSDVYSKENKLSYIEQHITTSMAEKVLEKANCSTIIIALIDKINKPQTWPSLFVKKTDLTVQQYILSQTSDINTLEKLLKKADGDAVKSLIKEKLAIIALEKEKPVKLLKDTQMVLSKLLALKEQNDYELVLEKRTLLNDEWNWLVQDFACLSQSDKEQALIKYSTINEQLDKAFAHIKEQFEQAQIVRKLDEQKEQTIKEFREKLSTYNQLIANAVFENQEIDEIALKNELDEILVEIEHSALNNKEKSNFTEQFSKQLQKLEQIPEIAESVTKATHLISKISQQLPPETMEQFTERSAYFNEWQKQWRAVEAVISGVIPQSIADAKAQIDNQWREALAPLQKEQKQLFNQAQKKVAELKRLISTGKYNASFGVFKRLKKIFEQLSNHHQHRLQRDYDQLNEKLTELSDWEHYIATPRKQQLLEEVQKLAAQPLDNPNEQANQVKQYRKIWNSLGHADEDVDQAFNDSFNDALEKAFAPCRLWYAEQEKTREQHLVIRNQLVEQAKSLGNEYKHDNMAVKHVEVSLNKLLLAWKDAGDVDRTIYQKLNKQFIDAIKPVKTYIFDYHQDNAQLKDKLIEQVKAQHNNEDIYDAVNQVKVLQSKWKSIGYAGAKLENKLWNEFRKANDVIFAQRDEEKSKHQSDIDARVEKVSAVITAYEQRIQTTTTKTELQMLGNTLNELRDQQLQKKPVLKQIMVKIEAQQKLLDDKIKALNANLEKQSWLDTFAILEKLSSGNLSIEQLENVEEFIALPHVKQKRLIDALTKENGGDRLVKTIELEVMAGVESPASDQATRMQVQVELMQEKMTSGQSVDLNKAFVDWIAVAHIGEDDQAYLARIKPIFIK; encoded by the coding sequence ATGATTTTTTCTAAATTATTCAATTCTAAAGCGCAGTGGCAACACAAAAACAGTAATATTCGTATTGCGGCTATCAAAGACGAACTTCAATTATCAAATAGCCAGGATGTGCAAGTACTTAAGCGACTAGCATCCGAAGACGAAAATGATCTTGTTCGACGAAGTGCGTTAATCAAATTAAATGACTTTTCCGTTTGGCTAAAGGCATTTGAGCAAGAGAAAAATAGCAGCGTAAAGAATTTTGCATACGATAATTTGATCAATATCTTAGCCAGTGATTCTTCTGATGTGTATTCAAAAGAAAATAAGCTCTCTTATATTGAGCAACATATTACCACTAGCATGGCTGAAAAAGTGTTAGAGAAGGCCAATTGTAGTACGATCATAATTGCGCTGATTGATAAAATTAACAAACCTCAGACATGGCCCAGCTTGTTTGTGAAGAAAACTGATCTTACTGTGCAGCAGTATATTTTAAGTCAAACATCTGACATCAATACACTAGAAAAATTACTTAAGAAAGCGGATGGTGACGCAGTTAAGTCGTTGATCAAAGAAAAACTTGCAATTATAGCACTGGAAAAAGAAAAGCCGGTTAAGTTGTTAAAAGATACGCAAATGGTGTTGTCTAAACTGTTAGCTTTAAAAGAACAAAATGATTACGAATTAGTGTTAGAAAAAAGAACCTTGTTAAATGATGAGTGGAATTGGTTAGTACAGGATTTTGCTTGTTTATCTCAATCAGATAAAGAACAAGCATTAATTAAATACAGCACCATCAATGAACAATTAGATAAAGCCTTTGCTCACATAAAAGAGCAGTTTGAACAAGCCCAGATCGTTAGAAAGCTTGATGAGCAAAAAGAACAAACTATAAAGGAATTTAGGGAAAAACTGTCTACTTATAACCAGTTAATTGCTAATGCGGTATTTGAAAACCAAGAGATTGATGAAATTGCTTTAAAAAATGAACTTGATGAAATCCTGGTCGAAATAGAGCATTCAGCGCTCAATAACAAGGAAAAATCAAATTTTACTGAACAATTTAGTAAGCAATTACAAAAATTAGAACAAATTCCAGAGATAGCTGAGTCTGTTACAAAAGCGACACACCTTATTTCTAAAATTTCTCAACAGTTGCCTCCAGAAACGATGGAACAGTTTACTGAACGTTCAGCTTATTTTAATGAGTGGCAAAAACAATGGCGAGCAGTTGAAGCGGTCATTAGTGGTGTGATTCCTCAATCTATCGCTGATGCTAAAGCTCAGATTGACAATCAATGGCGAGAGGCATTGGCACCATTACAAAAAGAACAAAAACAATTGTTCAATCAGGCTCAAAAGAAAGTAGCAGAATTAAAACGGTTGATATCTACAGGTAAATACAATGCTAGCTTTGGCGTTTTCAAACGACTTAAAAAAATATTTGAACAATTATCTAACCACCACCAGCACCGTTTACAACGTGACTATGATCAATTAAACGAAAAGCTTACCGAGCTAAGTGATTGGGAACATTACATCGCAACACCAAGAAAGCAGCAGCTGTTGGAAGAAGTGCAAAAATTAGCGGCACAACCACTGGACAATCCTAACGAACAAGCGAATCAAGTTAAGCAATATCGAAAAATATGGAATTCGTTAGGTCATGCAGATGAAGACGTTGATCAAGCATTTAATGATTCGTTCAATGATGCATTAGAAAAAGCATTTGCGCCTTGCAGATTATGGTATGCAGAGCAAGAAAAAACTCGTGAACAACACCTAGTGATCAGAAATCAGTTAGTGGAACAAGCAAAGTCATTAGGGAATGAATATAAACACGACAACATGGCAGTTAAACACGTAGAAGTTAGCCTCAATAAACTGCTGTTGGCATGGAAAGATGCTGGTGATGTTGATCGCACTATATATCAAAAACTGAACAAACAGTTTATTGATGCTATTAAGCCTGTTAAAACGTATATTTTTGATTATCATCAAGACAATGCACAACTAAAAGACAAACTCATTGAGCAAGTAAAAGCACAACATAATAATGAAGATATTTATGATGCCGTAAACCAAGTTAAGGTGTTGCAATCTAAATGGAAATCGATTGGCTATGCTGGTGCAAAACTTGAGAACAAGCTTTGGAATGAGTTTCGAAAAGCCAACGATGTGATATTTGCTCAACGAGATGAAGAGAAATCGAAACATCAAAGTGATATAGATGCGCGAGTTGAAAAAGTATCAGCCGTGATAACAGCGTACGAGCAACGTATTCAAACAACAACGACCAAGACTGAATTACAAATGCTTGGTAACACGCTTAATGAGTTACGTGACCAGCAATTGCAAAAGAAACCCGTACTCAAGCAAATCATGGTGAAAATAGAAGCACAGCAAAAACTACTAGATGACAAGATTAAAGCACTAAACGCTAACCTAGAAAAACAAAGTTGGTTAGATACCTTTGCGATACTTGAAAAATTAAGTAGTGGTAATTTGTCAATTGAACAGCTTGAAAATGTTGAAGAATTTATTGCTTTACCTCATGTTAAACAGAAGCGCTTAATCGATGCATTAACTAAAGAAAACGGCGGAGATCGCTTAGTAAAAACCATTGAACTTGAAGTCATGGCAGGGGTAGAGTCGCCAGCTAGTGATCAAGCAACGAGAATGCAAGTACAAGTGGAACTAATGCAAGAGAAAATGACGTCTGGCCAATCAGTTGATTTAAACAAAGCGTTTGTTGACTGGATTGCCGTTGCGCATATTGGCGAAGATGATCAAGCTTATTTGGCACGCATTAAGCCGATTTTTATTAAATAA